The Pimelobacter simplex genomic sequence AGCGCCGAGCACAGTGCCAGCACGCAGAATGACATCACCTTTCCGCACGTCGACGCCGGCGCACCTCACAAAATTCCCGGCGGTGGCTCCGTCGTGGATGCGAACGACGGCAGTACCGCCGTCAGTCGACTCCATCGGGATGACCGCGTCTGCCCCTGCAGGCATTGGGGCGCCAGTCATCACTCGGTGCGCGGTACCGGGCGTGAGCACAAGCCCCTCGCCCCGCCCAGCTGGAATGTCTTCTACCACGGGCAATTGGGTAGGCACTCGGACGACGTCAACTGCGCGCACCGCGTAGCCATCCATGGCCGAGTTATCGAACAGAGGCAGGGGGATCGGCGCCGTCACGTCGTCGGCTAGGACGCGGCCGAATGCAGACGCCAGTCCCGCGACAACTGGTGCGCGGCGCCTGATCAGGTCGGCGACGATCCTCTGATGCTGGGACACAGAGCGAAGCTCGGGTTGTTGCCGCATGTCGCGATCTCCTTGCTGACCGGGTTGAGGTGGCGGACGCGGGTACACGTACTCAGCGCACATGCCGTGGGGCGCCACGACGGCGCTGCAGCTGGCCGCCTAGAGCGGGGGGTCAAGCGGTCCGCCGAACGAACTTGAATCTTGGGGTTGACAGCGCATGATGCCCTAGATCATGCTCTTGTTCAGACCTAGTGGCTAGTACACGGGTCCATCGAGGCGAATGGCACCGTATCACCTGGTTGGCGGCCTTCAATACAGGGTCTCTGACCGAATCAAGGCCGACTTTGACGCTCTCGCCTTTTGTACTCTGCACATCGCTCTCCAAGGAGGAAGAAGATGGCTGACAGTTCCGTTTGGACCCTTCCGCGGCCGACACGCGAGGCCGTGGCCGCGGGTGAGGCCAAGAAGGCCGGGTACATCGGCAACGAGGAAGCCGGTCCGATCAAGCAGCCGCCGGGGTCGTTCGCATTTCCTAAGCGACGCTGGCCGTCGATGATGTGGATTGCGCCGGCGGTGATCGACATGCGGGCGTGGAGGTTCGAGACCTACGGCATGGTGGATACGCCATTGAGCCTGACGCGAGAAGAGCTGACGGAGCTTCCTGCGCGCAAGACCGTCGAAGACGACCATTGCACCGCCAACTTTGGGACCCAGGCGCACAACTTCAAGGGTGTCGACTTCAGGACCATCCTCGAGCTGACGAAGCCTGACAAGGACGTTGATTGGGTCATTTTCGAATGCGAGGGGGGGCTGACAATGTCGATGAGCCTCGCAAAGGACATGATGCTCGTGTACGAGCGCAATGGCCAGGTGCTTGAGCCGAATCACGGCTATCCACTTCGGTTGTACTCGCCAGGGGAGTGGGGATTCCGAAACGTCAAGTGGCTCCGCAGAGTGAAGTTCTGCGAAGAGCGTGAGCTCGACTACTGGGCCTCCTATTTCTACCTGCGGGGGATGGACCCAGAAGTCCTCGACGCCGGTTATGACGGTTTCATCAACGACGACGTGGACCCAGAGGCCATGGCGGATTTCGACACATTCGTCGGGAACAAGGTCCGCTATGACCAGCGCCGCGAGATGCACCTCAAGGGCCCCCGTGGCTACGGATTCAGCGAGCGACGCGCACCTCTGTACGTCGGCGACAGTAACTGGAGTCCCGAGAACTGGGGCTATGTCTACGGTCCTGGTTACCACTACGGGACGTGAGCCCGGTCAAATTTCGCTGTCGGAACACTGGTGCAAGCAAAAACACTGTGAGGTGAGGTAAGCGATGGGAAGAACGAGGGAAGAGCGCGACGTCTGGTGGATGCCGAAGGCGAAAGACTTCTACTTCGCCTGCAAGACCCAAGACGTTCCTGAGCGCGGCCTGCTTCGGGTCTATGTGTACGACCAAGAGGTGCTGATCGTCCGCGCAGAGGACGGATACCATGCTATGGAGCCGTGGTGCCCACACATCTTTGCACCCCTTGAGCACGGACAGTTGGATGCCAAGCGAGGCGTCCTCACGTGCCAGGAGCACAAGCTCGACATCAGCATCAAGAGCGGTGAGGTGCTCTGTGGGCCGTATGGATCCCCGTCTGTCTTCGCCGAGCATTGGGTCTATCCGATCAAGCTCGAAGGCGACAAGATCTACGTTCGACTGAAGAAGCCGGAAGAGATCGAGGAGTACTACACCCAACTCGAGACCCCGCTTGAGGTCCCCAGCCAGCAAGATGGTCAGCTCGTCGAGAACTGACGACGTCCGGAGGCCCCAGGCCGCACGGTCCTGGGGCCTCAATAAATTCTAGTTCGACCAGATTCCGGAAGCAGACTCAATCGTCGCACACGACCCAATCTCGCTAAACACTCGGTGACAATTCTCCGTTCCGCGATCGCCATACGGAGGACGATTAGCGCGGCGATCCGAGACTCCGTGACGCTGCCGCCAATCGAATCACCGCGCAAGATCTGCAAATGTCTCGGCGGTTGGCGGCACCCAATTGCAGTCCCTCGAAAGGCAGTTTACGGTGGTTACCTTCCTATGTTCCGTGCGCGATGTTGAGCCGGACTCGGTGAAACAGGTGGAGGCTGGCGGTAGAAAGTTTGCCGTAGTCCGCGTCGGAGAAACCGCCTGGTATGTATTGGACGATCTTTGTTCGCACGCGGAAGCTTCTCTCTCTGAAGGAGAGGTCTTCGCGGACGAGACCTGTATCGAATGTCCCCGCCACGCGGCCGCATTCTCGCTCGAGACTGGCGAACCGCTTGACCTTCCGGCGACTGAGCCGGTCCAGACCTACAAAGTCAAGGTTGAGGGTTCGAGCGTATTCGCGGACCTGGAGATCTGATGTCTCACCAGGTCACCGTCGAGCCCGCGGGCCATGAGTTCGAGGTTGCCGACGGGGAATCCATCCTTAGCGCTGGACGGCGGGCTGGAATCTGGCTGCCGTACGAATGCGGCTGGGGCAGTTGTGGCACCTGCAAGATTGCAGTCCTCGAGGGCGAGACGGCTTCCCTTTACCCGGAGGCGCCAGCCCGGTCTCCCCGTGACGCCAAGCGTGGGAGAGTGCTCGCCTGTCAGACGACGGCGATGTCCGACCTCACTGTTGAAGAGCCTCGGGCTGCGCTGGCGCCCAGCCTGGAGCGGGCGACGGTAGACCATGAGGGCGAAGTCATCGACGTCGTCGAATTGGCACCGGAACTGAAGATGACAATCATTCGCCTTCACATGCAGGCCGAGTTTCGGCCTGGTCAGTATGCCGTGCTCAATCTCGCTGACGGCCTGCGCCGCTGCTACTCGATGGCCGGGTTGCCTGGGAGCGACACCGTCTCGTTCGTGACTCGCCGATACCCTGGCGGCGCGGGGAGTCAGCGTCTGCACTCGCTGACAACTGGGTCCAGGATCACCCTTGAATTACCTTACGGCGACATGTGGCTGCGTCCGACGTCAGACCCGGTAGTGCTCATCGCGGGTGGAACTGGAATTTCGCCAGTTCTTTCCCTTGCCAACGAGCTCGCAGGTACGCCGGAGGACCGGCCCGTTCGAGCCTTCTATGGCGCCGCGCGCCCGGGTGATCTCGTCTGCAGCGAAGAACTTGGTGCCCTTCTCGAGAAGTTGCCGGATTCCGCGCTCCACCTCGGCGCGGCGACAGCGGACCCGCAATGGGCGGGTGCCGTTGGATTCGTGACAGACCTTCTCAGGGACAATCTGGACCTCCCGTGGGAGGTTGCACGCTACTACTTGGCGGGTCCGCCGGCGATGGCTGACGCTGTTCTGGCGCTCCTGAAGGCACGCGGAGTGCCCAATGATCGCATCCATTACGACCGTTTCGGTTAAGCAGGGGCGGCAGTTGTTTTCCCGACACCATCTGCTGGTGAAAAGCCGCAGGCGCCGGTGCAATGGCACCTTCACAACTCGCAAGGAGTCACGATGACCACAGATGAAATTCTGAAGCTTGACCCGGCGACGGGATGGGCTGGGTCGCTCCGCGAAGGCGCGAAACTTCGGATTACAGATATAGAGGGGCAGCAGGTCAGCGATCTCGTCGTATTCTCAGCGGCCCGGCGATCACATCGTGGCGTCGTTCATCCCGTCATGCGGCACCTGTCGCTACTGCGCAACCGGACGTCAGTCGATCTGCGACTGGGGCGCGAACGCGCTCGATGGCTGCCTGCCGACCGGTCGATACCCGCTAACGGGGCCAGCGGGAGAGTATGGCGCGATGGACATGCTGGGGACGTTCAGCGAGTACGGAGTGCTGCACGAATACAGCTGCATCAAGATCGAGGACTACTACCCGCTCGATAAGGCAGTACTGGTTAGCTGTGGGGTGCCAACTGGGTGGGGTTCTGCAGTAAACACCGCCGATGTCCGTCCGGGTCAGACGGTTGTCATCATCGGTATCGGTGGGATTGGCATCAATGCTGTCCAAGGGGCGGTTATGGCTGGCGCCAAGCATGTCATAGCTGTCGATCTGCTCGAGAGCAAGCGGGACTTCGCGATCAAGTTTGGCGCCACACATGCATTCGCGAGCGTTGCCGAAGCCATGGACACGATCGCACAGGTCACTTGGGGGCAGATGGCCGACGCTGCGATCATCACACCCGGCATCATGACTAAAGAGGTAGTGACGGACGGGTTCGACTCCGTAGGAAAGGGCGGAAAGGTTGTCATGACCGCATTGACGCGGTTCGACACAACCACGATCGAGCTTCCTGGCACCATGCTCACGGTCTATCGCAAGGAGATTCGCGGAAGCCTCTTCGGCGACTGCAATCCGACCACTGACATTCCACGGCTCCTCAACCTTTACGACAGTGGAGACCTGAAGATCGACGAGCTGGTGACTCAGACGTATTCGCTTGAGCAGGTTAAC encodes the following:
- a CDS encoding non-heme iron oxygenase ferredoxin subunit, giving the protein MRDVEPDSVKQVEAGGRKFAVVRVGETAWYVLDDLCSHAEASLSEGEVFADETCIECPRHAAAFSLETGEPLDLPATEPVQTYKVKVEGSSVFADLEI
- a CDS encoding Rieske (2Fe-2S) protein, producing the protein MPKAKDFYFACKTQDVPERGLLRVYVYDQEVLIVRAEDGYHAMEPWCPHIFAPLEHGQLDAKRGVLTCQEHKLDISIKSGEVLCGPYGSPSVFAEHWVYPIKLEGDKIYVRLKKPEEIEEYYTQLETPLEVPSQQDGQLVEN
- a CDS encoding zinc-binding dehydrogenase, which gives rise to MSSYSQRPGDHIVASFIPSCGTCRYCATGRQSICDWGANALDGCLPTGRYPLTGPAGEYGAMDMLGTFSEYGVLHEYSCIKIEDYYPLDKAVLVSCGVPTGWGSAVNTADVRPGQTVVIIGIGGIGINAVQGAVMAGAKHVIAVDLLESKRDFAIKFGATHAFASVAEAMDTIAQVTWGQMADAAIITPGIMTKEVVTDGFDSVGKGGKVVMTALTRFDTTTIELPGTMLTVYRKEIRGSLFGDCNPTTDIPRLLNLYDSGDLKIDELVTQTYSLEQVNQGYADLIDGKNMRGIIAFDR
- a CDS encoding FAD-binding oxidoreductase, which gives rise to MSDLTVEEPRAALAPSLERATVDHEGEVIDVVELAPELKMTIIRLHMQAEFRPGQYAVLNLADGLRRCYSMAGLPGSDTVSFVTRRYPGGAGSQRLHSLTTGSRITLELPYGDMWLRPTSDPVVLIAGGTGISPVLSLANELAGTPEDRPVRAFYGAARPGDLVCSEELGALLEKLPDSALHLGAATADPQWAGAVGFVTDLLRDNLDLPWEVARYYLAGPPAMADAVLALLKARGVPNDRIHYDRFG
- a CDS encoding molybdopterin-dependent oxidoreductase: MADSSVWTLPRPTREAVAAGEAKKAGYIGNEEAGPIKQPPGSFAFPKRRWPSMMWIAPAVIDMRAWRFETYGMVDTPLSLTREELTELPARKTVEDDHCTANFGTQAHNFKGVDFRTILELTKPDKDVDWVIFECEGGLTMSMSLAKDMMLVYERNGQVLEPNHGYPLRLYSPGEWGFRNVKWLRRVKFCEERELDYWASYFYLRGMDPEVLDAGYDGFINDDVDPEAMADFDTFVGNKVRYDQRREMHLKGPRGYGFSERRAPLYVGDSNWSPENWGYVYGPGYHYGT